Genomic segment of Arachis hypogaea cultivar Tifrunner chromosome 11, arahy.Tifrunner.gnm2.J5K5, whole genome shotgun sequence:
AATAGTCATTAGTGACGATAAATTGGTTAGCACAAAAACATTATGGTTGATTACTCGCTTATATTAGGCAAAACAAAACTCATTAAAAAATACAAGGGAATATGCAAGTCAAACTATCAAAGTATTCTTGAAAAAGAATCACATGATAGAGAGATGACAGTATGTAATTTCCAAGAGACAACATTGAAGTTTCATTTTATCCTTTTTGATGCATGAATTGACGTCAAAGCTGTTAATCTAATAACATTAGCATGTCTTATAATGTAATTTCTGTGTTATAGTGATATTTGTCAGTATTATAGCTTTATGCTAATGATATATTATTAGCTGGAATTCTCACCAAATGATGCTAGTTTCAAGAATTTCAGTTTAAATTAGTAATTTAGTACTGAGAAAAAATAGTGCAACATCAACCAGAGAGAGACAGATAAAGCAACAAAAAGGTTCTTATTCGTACCCGATTATAGTCTTCAAGCCAGCTCTCTTCCTCACATGCTGACATCCACTTCTCAACCTTGTCCAATATTTCTTTTCGGCTTAAAGCTTCTTCTTTCGCCTTTGCTATTTGATTGTCCATGTCAGCCAGCAATTCAGTTGGTTCGATGTTTCCAGAATCAATCAGCGACATAATCTTCTCTCGAGCAGCTTCTGGCTCTATTTCAATATGAGCACGGGCAAATATCTCTTCAAGTTCTGCTTGCTTCTTGAAAGCAATTTCTTTCATCCTGCTGGCTTTCAGCTGATCGAGCCTCTCTACTTCCACTTCAGCcttaaaaacaaaacaataaacaaTCAGAAACCATAACATTTGGAGCCCGAATCCATAGCTTTCAGGTGGTCATCAATACCTGCTCAATCAGATCCAAAGCAAGAGCACCAGGAACAGTGACTTCATCCACAGAAGTTGACATATTGCAGGTAACATGGTCAAATAGACTTCTCTCCTCCGGAGGAGTATCCATTAGATTCCACAGATCAACCAACTGGGAAGCCAATTCTTGGAGCTGCAAGGGTGAATATATAGATCACAAAAAGAGTAACGAAGATTGAACACACCGCTTTTCCTTgtaaacatgaatgaaaatcctGTATAACTAGCAGCCATATAAGTAACAAACACCAGTACATTAAATAAAGTATCACAAAACTAACATACGGCATTATAAACTCATTACCTTGTGTAGCCTTTTCTGTTTTTCTTCATTCAGTGTTGATACTGTATTAGCCAACCGAGCTAGTGTGCCGTTGCTTATGCTTTTGGAGTTAACACTGGTAGAATCATCTAAGCTCGGATGAACCTCAGTCACAGTACTCAAGAAATCCATACCAAGGACCGAACAAAGATCATGCACAGTACTCACAAATTCGTGAACCTTGTGCAACCTCTCACTCTGCAAGGGAAAGCAACCAATTCTCAACCTGTTTGTAAGTGAATAATTGAATTTCTCAAATGTATAACCGTTATATACCTTTTCCTTTTGAAGTTCTTGTAGTTGGGATTGAAATTCATCTAATTTCTTCAAGGACAGATTAGACTCATCAACTGCGGGCGGTCCTGTCTGATCACTAGGGCTCAAGTCGCCAGCAATCTCTCCACATATCTTTTCAATCTGCGACTGCACATCCGAAAACTCCTTTACTCTTTCATCCTTTTGTTGCCATAACTTTTCAAGTATTGGTGCTATAGCTGCAAGCTGTTCCTTGATAGTGCCCGAAGTTTTTTCCGGCTGGGGGCCAAAAAATACACATGGGAAATCAGTTTACCACTTTAATatctaaaaacatataaaacaattCTATTTGCAGTTTCTATTGATGCCAATATAAATGCATATTTAAGTAGTTACTAACCATTCCAGCAAAGCCCTTCTCTCCAAGAGCCGATAGAAGATTACAAAGCTCAATCTTAGCATCAGATAAAGATTGAAGAAGGCGTGCCCTTGACTTAGCAGCCTGTTCAACCTTTCTCTTGTACACATCCAAGCACTCTTGCTCTATTTGAAGAAGCATCTTGTCTCGCTCCTCATCGCTCTCTCCAACTTCATCCCATATTTCCTGCAGCAAAAGAAAATAATCTCAAATAACACATAGACCATGCACAACGGCTGTCACACGAATGATAGCTTTAATAAAGTTACCTGCAGCTTATTTAACAAGGAACCACAGGTGTCTTCTCCAAGAAGAGGATTTTGTGAATCTGTCACTGCCATTGAAGTTCCAGCACACCCTAGTCTGCACAGaacagaaaaaataaatcaataaacaaataaagagaaacatATGGAATTTCTTTCCTCTTCCCTCAAACATAAGAAATTCAAATATctctttatttaattaaaaaaaaaaaaaaaacttgatatGCCAAAATGTCCAATTTATATATGTAGATATGTGTTGCTGTCGAATTCAATGAACTACATATGCTAAGATCTCTTGGCAGATGTAGCAACTATGCACATCATTTAGCA
This window contains:
- the LOC112720227 gene encoding 65-kDa microtubule-associated protein 1; amino-acid sequence: MAVTDSQNPLLGEDTCGSLLNKLQEIWDEVGESDEERDKMLLQIEQECLDVYKRKVEQAAKSRARLLQSLSDAKIELCNLLSALGEKGFAGMPEKTSGTIKEQLAAIAPILEKLWQQKDERVKEFSDVQSQIEKICGEIAGDLSPSDQTGPPAVDESNLSLKKLDEFQSQLQELQKEKSERLHKVHEFVSTVHDLCSVLGMDFLSTVTEVHPSLDDSTSVNSKSISNGTLARLANTVSTLNEEKQKRLHKLQELASQLVDLWNLMDTPPEERSLFDHVTCNMSTSVDEVTVPGALALDLIEQAEVEVERLDQLKASRMKEIAFKKQAELEEIFARAHIEIEPEAAREKIMSLIDSGNIEPTELLADMDNQIAKAKEEALSRKEILDKVEKWMSACEEESWLEDYNRDDNRYNASRGAHLNLKRAEKARILVNKIPALVDTLVARTRAWEEVHDMSFAYDGVPLLAMLDEYAMLRHEREEEKRRMRDQKKYHEQQNTEQDSPFGTKPSPARPVGSKKVVGPRANGGANGTPNRRLSLNAHQNGSKSTSKDGKRDRQSAPLNYVSISKEDAASHVSGSEPVPASP